ttaaagatagaTACAGATACTAGTTCTAAGGATCAAAAAATTCAATTGAAAATTTGTGAGTTATCAATAATAATCGGTGATATGCAGGGACGGATCTAGGATCACAACTAGCTGGGGGCACACACATAATTTTACACTATACATATTTTTGGATTGGGGGCACTTATACAAATATCAGGCTTATTgttaagaaaatttcaaaagtaGATGGGGGCACGTGCCCCCGTAGCTCATGCTCTACGTCCGCCCCTGGTGATATGAACAAAaattgagaaaaagaaaaaaaactaaattcatTTGTGTATTACTAGTATGATTTTGACTTTGAATTTGACtgttttatttgtacaactatATGGAGAAGCGTTTTTCTGTTTGTGTATTACTAGTATGACTTTCTGAAATTGAATTTGTAAATCAAAATGTTCGAAATTGGAAATCAGAATAAGAAATATAATCTTTAGTAGtcgaaaaaatgttatattcaacaaaaaaaatgttatactcTACAATCAAAAGAACAACCCATCACACTACATACACTTTCATAGTCATTTTGTTAAATATGTAATTACTGAAGATTAGATTTCGCTATAAAATTGGTATAGACAATTTTATTACGTAAATCACCAATAATCATATTTTGGAatcttatattttattgtaCAACTAAAGAAGTAGAATATAATTACATGTAAtactaaaataattgaaaatcaccgaaaatacaactattttgatattttgtacaACTACTATCCTGGGGAGAACTAATTGTATATATTAGGCGGGTATTTGAAATTACCTTGTACGCGGACTTTCTAAAATTTCATGAGTCAAGGCGGGATTTTCGAGTGGAAAAAATAGATTCCCACTTCCCTAAATTCCTCAATTTCTCTCGGAAATGGATCGGATCCATGGGTTGAGAAACAGGAaaggaaggagatgaagaagatgaagaaacacTGCGACATGCTTCAATTTGTTTGTGATGCGGAGCACGGGATTCCATCTTCGTGCCCATGTGGGGGATGAATCGTCGACGAGGTTTCTACTAATCCAACAGATAAGGATTTTCTACCAGGCCGAAGGTACTTCACTTGCAACGCATACAAGGTAATTtacattttctctattttaagtTACTGCAATATGTCAAACTGAGTGCAACTAGGTCAAACTTGCAGAAAGATGGGCTTCACTTCCGTCAACCATGGGTTCTTAGAGTTCAGGAAGAGGTTCGCTCCTTAAGGCAGAAGGTGGACGAAATGGCTGCAGAGATTGCTCAGCTTAAAGATCTTCTTACCCGTAAATGAGAAGCGTTATGTTGTTTGGATGTGTGTCTTTTCCTTTTGTATTAAGAGTTGTGGAATTGTGTTAAGACTTCTAGAATTGATGTGATGTTGTGTTAAGACTAATTAATGTGATGTTGTGTTAAAACTACTGGTTTTCCGTAGTAATACCATAGTTTTCCATAGTAATACCATATGGAAATGTTTCAAAACGATCCAAAACACTTAAACATATCATATCATACATAGGTTCTggaacaaaacataaaacataacatATCATACATAGGTTTTGGAACAAAACACTTAAACATAAAGTAGATTCCAAGTTTTACGCAGTTTTTCGAAGCATACAACACAATAAAGTAGTTAAACGCATTACTCCAAATTCATCACTCCAACTTCATCCAAGTTTTAAGTAGTTTTAACTCTTTTCTTTCCCTTCCTCGTGATACGATCCAGAGGTATGATCTTCACCTCCTTGATCCGATTCGGTACATTCCAAGAAGACATGTCGGGCACAACATAAAGTGTCATGTCATACGCCAAAGCCCACAGTTCCGTCCAGTAGTATTTTGAGCACAACTCATGGATATTAAGGCGGCTGCCATCAACGTTCGTAGTGAAATAGATGTAAGCTGCCAGTCCGTGCAGACAAGGAAACTTTTCATAATCCCACACCTTGCAAGTACAAGATTTTCCAACCAAGCTCGCCCAAAACATCTTTCCTACAGTGTCAGTGATCTCGTACTTAAGCTCATAACTATTAAGCTCCCGTACAGATAGATGTTGTGCAACAGCCCATAGATCATGCAAGTAGTTCTCAACCAAAGGCACCAGTCTTGTACCGATTGATTTACAAACAACATCCTTCCGTTGAGTGAACCAATCAGAGAATTTCCTGACGATACAATCCAACATTGGTGTTAAGGCCCACCTCGTTGCCTCTTTAAACACGCTCTTCATTGATTCCACACTGTTGCTTGTATCGAAGTTGTACCTGTCACGTGGGAAAAAAACCTTGCCCATTTGTCCTTTTCAGTGTGTTCCTCCACATACTTGTACACAACAGGATATCTTTTCTTAAATGAGTCGTAAGAAGAGTTGAAGTCACCCACCGTGTAATATCTGCCCAACTCCATAAATCTATGCCCGACTATATTCTTGTTGACGTTACAAGCATGCCATTTCACTTTTTCCTTCAAATGCCATAAACAATACCCGTGGTTAGCCTGTGGAAACATGTTTCCTATAGCGAAGATCAGGCTCTGGTTTCtttcactcatgaaaaccagtTCAGAAGAGTCTGGTATAACACTTTTAAGCATCTCGAAAAACCAAGTCCAACTAGCAAGATTCTCACCATCTAGTACTGCAAACGCAAGTGGATAACTATGACTATTAGGATCTTGAGCTTTCGCGAAAAATAGAACACCACCATATCTGTTCTTCAGCGATGTCGCATCCACAGCTATCACTTTCCTCATAAATGCAAACCCTTCAATGCAAGCTCCCAAAGCTATGAAGAGGTACTTTAATTTACTTGCATCATTCAGTTTCACTTACGTTTTTGTTCTTGGATTCACTTGCTCTAACATGTACAAATAGCTATACATCATCTTGTAGCTCTCTTCCGGACTACCAGGTATATCACTAAAGTGATTGCTCATTGTATCCTGCCCAAACAAGAACAAACACAAGAAACTGACAACAATTATCCAAAGTTATCCACAGTTCTATTAGTTGTTCCGAATTATACAGTTATACTACAATTATCATGAACAAGATCGATCTAGGTCCAATGAGAAACTGCTTATACATTCTATAATTATACTGTATATACATTCTCATTCAACCATTCGAATGCATTATATACCAATGCATTTCAAATCCATTAGAATCTACTTCCAAAAGAAGCTCAAAGCGGAGACCACAACTTACGGATACGAAATGTTAGACGTGAGGTGATTGGTCTACGCAGACAACGGCGGCGGCGGTAGAGAAGCTGCGGGAGAGAGGAGTGGAGGTCGAGCTAAGCTGCGGGAGAGCTGAAGGAGGAGGAATcgtcttctctagcctcttgtCATAGTTTCAcgagagagagataagagagGTGAAGCGATTGAGGAGCGATTAGAAATCGCGTTTGATTTTGaggattttagggtttggttGGTTTATTTTGGTTTACCCACTTAGATCCGACGGGTTATTGGATGGGTGGGTTTGACCCtggttttttttgtaattatcgACACTTACCATGgttttatcgtatttcattcattttttgatttaaaaataaatgttaactGAAATAAGGTTATAACGACGACATTGTggctttaaaaaaatgaatcagGGGCGCTAGAGACGATTCCTCCGGACCGGCCGCTACTAAATTGTTAATTATATCGACCACATTATTATGTGGTTTTTAGTTTAAATCTTTTAGTGGTATTTATTTGGCCGGTATTCTGTGGtttaaattttatagtaatatatatttagtttaaagCTTATAGTggtatttatttctttatacaactattaatattttatttacgaaGCTTTGGTGTTTTACagtataattttgatattatttttttttggtaaaattgatattattgttatcacaatataatataatatggtttttaatagtattgatggtTTTTTGACAGCTGAGAATATTCGTCCAATGAGTTTTAAGCCATaacagttttattatttttatgtttttaaaaacttaagTATAGGAATGCGTCGCTCCTATGCCTGGAGGAGCATCATGCACGGACGTGAGCTGCTGAAGAAAGGGTTAGTGAAAAAGGTGGGTAATGGGAGAGATGTTTGGCCTAATTATTAAGCTTAATGGCTCAAATAAAATATGGCAAAATGTGAAAACGAAATGGGCCTATGGGTTCTTATAAAAAGCCTTGTTGGCTTTAATGAAATGAAGTTAACAACATCTCACATTGGTTGGGAGAGTTGATtttgaggagtatatatatgtcttcatgacatgagaggttaaacagctcagaggaagagagagctccctacgcgcgcgccgccgccgccgtccggccggctcggctcggctcgggGTTTCCCGAAAAAcgacatgcattttattttaaacaacacgtagttcgtttaaaaacaacacgctGTCTCTCTTCTTGACAATAAGTTTAAACGAGAAAAGATCTTGCAGAGGAAGTTTCGTAACGCCTCGCCTCCGAGATCCTCGCGAGATTTCCGCCAACGTGCGCACGTGCGGCATTAGTTACGGAAAatggctcgtcttctcttctttataaactcgtctcctccttcatttttctttaagttttTACGCAACAAAAAATCACCAGATCCCTCAACGTAAGTCTAGAGAGTGTTttgtagagtttatagttcgatagggcgatcacgagtgaggcgtgattcgtctgccatggttgtatcctgggactctatattcgtacagtcccgtctcactaacggagcgaatattttgagttaaggaaatagatcatatctcgactccatgtctcttggcgaatacgatttcttatcgttcttgtattcgtcttttacattcgtttatttccttaacatcgttTTTATTCTATCGTTTATGtcagtccggttttccggcttttACAATCTTAACTCAAAATCGCTTTATGTTTAAAGCTTTAATCGGGTTGATAAACGATTAATAGAAACGGGTTTTGGaaccgtgtttgcgatttgctttctagcatttccgcgaaacgttttgttcttatctcacaacgatgtttgcgatttgctataCGTttatccgcgaaacgtttctgcCTAAATGTGTTTGTGATTTGCCTTAgagcacttccgcgaaacgtttctggtttatttcattacgctttgcggattgctttctagcatttTCGCAAAACGTTGATACATTCTTCAAACGTTATATACATGAATCGTTTCAGTAACCGTTTTCTTAAgcgagtttgtgaaacattctaagtctataaaaatggtgtctgcgaacgcttttaagcgagtttgcaaaacattttttccagacttatatcgatatgatttggttcaaataccaaaaatgaacatcgattttagactattattttctttaaaataatatgttatttgttgaatggagtactaatccgttttttcatgttttctctacagaaaaatgacaaacgataacaacacccccattgaCACCACGGATGTCATTCAGACTCCACTCAACGCTGCAGCAACTGATGCAACTGGCGTGACAACCGCTGCAGCAACAACGAGCACTATCCTCCCTGCGGgaaatgctgctgatgaaaccactcgccgtagcctattcggtgctggtctttatcagacgggttcagtatcagcaactgcaagtggtccggtggcagttcaaactcctccggcTGTACCTAGCTTGTTCACTCAAGGGCTGatgccagacaagtttgatggcaaaggcttcaaaacgtggcagaagaagatgatgttcttcctgacaacgatgaaactggacaagttcatccaggaggacaagcccctgattccgtacgggattgatgatgtccacagtcttgcaactgttgacatatgggtgcattccgacttcatctgtaaaggttacattttgggtcgtctcattgacccattgtaccgtgtctactgtgagatccccacggcgaaagagctatggagatcactggacaagaagtacagaggtgaggacgctggctgccagaagtatgtggtctcaaagttccacgacttcaaaatggtggattcaaaacccatcatggatcaggtggaagcgcttcagctcatttgccatgaaatcgctgctgaaggaatgtccatctgcgagacattcacaactctcagcttcattgaaaagcttcctccaagctatgcggatttcaagaactacttgaagcacaagaagaagaagatggggctcgaggagctcatcatgaggcttcagatggaatccagaaaccgaattgctgacaaggtcactgctaaggagcacagtgtcaacatggctgagcacaaaggcaaaggaaaggcacacgcccattctcctgccaagccttccaaaactgctgcagccctgaaggcttctggaaaaaacttcaagaacaaaggcattgaaatcaatgcgaatgcgaatgtggagaagttcagggggaaatgtcactactgccacaaagtggggcacaagactgttgagtgtcgcaaaaagatcaaggatgagaaggctcaggcaaatctcacagaggaggatctcgttgctgtggtgactgaagccaacatggttgaaagcaacaaccccaaggaatggtggtatgacactggtgcaaccacccacatttgcaccgatagggcgatgttcagcacctatcagaaaagcatgactgaggagaagctcaagatgggaaacactgcagtctccaagattgaaggacgcggcaatgtgattttgaagatgacatctggacatgaggtcactctgacgaatgtgaagcatgtgcctgacatgaggaagaacctggtctcgggaaccttgctcagcaagaatggattcgccacaaattttgaggcggacaagctcgtgattaggaaaaatgggatgtatttgggaagagggtatgttaagggtggacttgtcaagttgaatgtaatgacagtccctccgaaagttgtagcttcaaaagtttcaatgaataagaaagagccagttgcttatttggttgagtcttttaatatatggcatgaaagattaggccatgtaaactacaaatctatacaaagattaatgaatttaaatctaattcctaaatgcaaaacaagtaaacaaaaatgtgaagtatgcgtacaggctaagctcacgaaaacgccatcacctcgtgttgaaagaactaataaacctctagatttaattcacacagatttatgtgatttaaaatacttacaaactagaggtggtaaaaagtactttgtgaccttcatagatgactgcacaaaatattgttatgtatatttattacatagcaaagacgaaaccttagaaaaatttaaagaatttaaactcgaggtcgaaaatcagcttaaaacaactattaaagtagttagaagcgacagaggaggcgagtatgatggtccattcaatgcattctgtaaagaacatggaataatccatcaaactacagctccttactcaccagaatctaacggagttgctgaacgcaaaaatcaaactctaaaagagatgatgaatgcaatgttgcaggaatctgggttaccccagaacatgtggggggaagcattgcttaccactaattatatcctcaacaaaatttCACACAAAATAActggcaaaactccatatgaattatggaaaggtaatttaccttcgtataaatacctcaaagtgtgggggtgcctAGCAAAAGTTGCAGTACCGCCACCAAAGaaggtcactattggacctaaaacagtggattgcatcttcatcggatatgcacataacagtaatgcttatcgatttctggtacataaatctgaaatatcagacattcatgaaaatacagtcatggaatcaagaaatgcatctttcttcgaaaatatttttccatataaggaaaaacaaggttcaaaacgaactcgagaagaaagagacaatgacaaaaactcagaaactgagacaaacgtcgagatttctataaatgatatttcagaaaatgaagaaaaagatgaacctcgaaggagcaaaagagctcgaagagaaaaatcttttggagaagatttcctaatggcatttttagtagaaaatattctaaaaactttggcagaagccatggcttcaccagaagctccattcTGGAATGAAGCGGTcaggagtgaatttgattcgatcatgcaaaattatacttattacataacggatttaccacctggctgcaaagcattagggaataaatggataatgacacgaaaacctggtggaaaatacaagtctaggcttgtagttcaaggattccgacaaaaggaaggccttgactattttgatacatattctccagtgacgagaataacatcaataagactgatgatagcaatcgcagccttaagagacctagaaatccatcaaatggatgtaaaaactgcttttctaaatggtgatttagaagaggaaatttacatgaaacaacctgaaggttttgtcattcccggacaggaagacaaagtatgtcgacttgtaaagtcactttatgggcttaaacaagctcctaaacaatggcacgaaaaatttgacaa
The window above is part of the Brassica napus cultivar Da-Ae chromosome C8, Da-Ae, whole genome shotgun sequence genome. Proteins encoded here:
- the LOC106359341 gene encoding protein FAR1-RELATED SEQUENCE 5-like — translated: MRKVIAVDATSLKNRYGGVLFFAKAQDPNSHSYPLAFAVLDGENLASWTWFFEMLKSVIPDSSELVFMSERNQSLIFAIGNMFPQANHGYCLWHLKEKVKWHACNVNKNIVGHRFMELGRYYTVGDFNSSYDSFKKRYPVVYKYNFDTSNSVESMKSVFKEATRWALTPMLDCIVRKFSDWFTQRKDVVCKSIGTRLVPLVENYLHDLWAVAQHLSVRELNSYELKYEITDTVGKMFWASLVGKSCTCKVWDYEKFPCLHGLAAYIYFTTNVDGSRLNIHELCSKYYWTELWALAYDMTLYVVPDMSSWNVPNRIKEVKIIPLDRITRKGKKRVKTT